In a single window of the Agrobacterium vitis genome:
- a CDS encoding sensor histidine kinase, which translates to MTNLLLNEILPQDIIDTSRDAVLILSQDLTVLAANQAFYANFQIASEQTLGRQLYDLKGGHWNIPGLRLLLEQIVPQDTVVNAHEVDVVFPDLGHRIMMVNVRRVQRASDAANLFLMSIDDVTQARLASAEAERSWILAQNIVDTVRDPLLVLEHDMSIVFASRSFLKLFGVQSTEVIGQQLKTLGDGQWNVAALNDLLERVLPRDEHVDGLLLEDEFPGLGRRVFKINARKIFRPGNHVTRMLVVFEDATEAVMLDRHRDILAAELAHRIKNSLQIISSFVSHEIRRAAEPCAEGYKAMQARIRAVAELYDVIAQSSAFGPVNMETYLRGITTTIRKSLLSPNSNITISTKTEPLSIQPDYAVSIGLIVNELATNAVKYAFPSGQGEVVLGFQRREGEVALTVSDNGIGLSGKSEGSGLGTQFVKAFVKQLGGSLASATSSNGTTYTVRLPPSILAE; encoded by the coding sequence TTGACCAATCTTCTGCTCAACGAAATCCTGCCTCAGGACATTATCGATACCTCCCGTGACGCAGTGCTGATTCTGAGCCAGGATCTGACTGTCCTTGCCGCCAATCAAGCCTTTTACGCCAACTTTCAGATCGCTTCGGAGCAGACGCTGGGGCGGCAACTCTACGATCTGAAGGGCGGCCATTGGAATATTCCAGGGCTTCGATTGCTTTTGGAGCAGATCGTTCCGCAGGACACGGTCGTCAATGCTCATGAAGTTGATGTGGTTTTCCCGGATCTGGGCCATAGGATCATGATGGTCAATGTTCGTCGGGTTCAACGCGCGAGTGATGCCGCAAATCTTTTTTTGATGTCAATTGACGATGTCACGCAAGCGCGCCTTGCCAGTGCGGAGGCCGAGCGGAGCTGGATTCTTGCGCAGAATATTGTCGATACGGTCCGCGATCCACTGCTGGTACTGGAGCACGACATGAGCATTGTGTTTGCCAGCCGTTCTTTTCTAAAGCTCTTCGGTGTGCAATCCACCGAGGTGATCGGTCAACAGTTGAAAACGCTGGGGGACGGCCAGTGGAATGTGGCTGCGCTCAACGATCTTCTGGAGCGCGTTCTGCCTCGCGATGAACATGTCGATGGCTTGCTGCTGGAAGACGAGTTTCCCGGCCTGGGCCGGCGTGTGTTCAAGATCAATGCCAGGAAAATATTTAGGCCCGGCAATCATGTCACCCGGATGCTCGTCGTGTTCGAGGACGCGACGGAGGCCGTGATGCTCGACAGGCATAGGGATATATTGGCCGCGGAACTGGCTCATCGTATCAAAAACAGCCTGCAGATCATTTCCTCTTTTGTCTCTCACGAGATTCGCCGCGCCGCAGAGCCCTGCGCTGAAGGATATAAGGCCATGCAGGCGCGGATCAGGGCCGTTGCCGAGTTGTATGACGTCATTGCTCAATCCAGCGCGTTTGGCCCCGTCAACATGGAAACCTATCTGAGAGGCATCACCACCACGATTCGTAAGAGCCTTTTGAGCCCGAATTCGAACATCACCATCAGTACGAAAACCGAGCCGTTGAGCATTCAACCCGATTATGCCGTATCGATCGGCTTGATCGTCAATGAACTCGCCACCAATGCCGTGAAATATGCCTTTCCATCGGGGCAGGGCGAGGTTGTTCTCGGCTTTCAGCGCCGGGAGGGTGAAGTCGCGTTGACCGTTAGCGATAACGGAATCGGTCTCAGCGGCAAATCGGAGGGGTCGGGACTTGGCACCCAGTTCGTCAAAGCTTTCGTCAAGCAGCTCGGGGGCTCCCTGGCCAGCGCGACAAGCTCCAACGGCACGACCTATACCGTCAGGCTTCCCCCATCGATCTTGGCGGAATGA
- a CDS encoding PRC-barrel domain-containing protein produces the protein MTFMKSAAAGALLLALLGTPALAACNISDARLEEAILEKPEFRDPQNRYLVHDLRKLRDAAFLLWNYGLEKDCERLLGNIRELIASPFMARLGTNDEDATDQQLAAGEPQWHRLGQVKGSRGAANEGALISINDLDPGLLVNEIVGAEVRTADDKIVGEVRNVVIGTKDRQDYAIVAAGGFFVPGKDSLVVPLRYLLVDRERKSFFLRISNAQVKAVPLMPDQDYQWLTDETWRRTNDAIFESLIAGPGPDQPTKTSRDSATK, from the coding sequence ATGACGTTTATGAAATCAGCTGCGGCTGGAGCCCTTCTGCTTGCGCTTTTGGGCACGCCAGCGCTAGCCGCCTGCAATATTTCCGATGCAAGGCTTGAAGAAGCCATTCTGGAAAAGCCTGAATTTCGGGATCCTCAAAACCGCTATCTCGTGCATGACCTGCGTAAATTGCGCGATGCGGCCTTTCTTCTTTGGAATTACGGGCTGGAAAAAGATTGCGAGCGGTTGCTGGGCAATATTCGGGAATTGATCGCATCCCCGTTCATGGCGCGGTTGGGTACGAATGACGAAGACGCGACCGACCAGCAATTGGCCGCTGGCGAACCGCAATGGCATAGGCTGGGCCAGGTCAAGGGAAGCCGTGGCGCGGCCAATGAGGGGGCATTGATCAGCATTAATGATCTCGATCCTGGCTTGCTGGTCAATGAAATCGTCGGCGCCGAAGTTCGGACCGCCGATGACAAGATCGTTGGCGAAGTTCGCAATGTGGTCATCGGCACCAAGGACCGGCAGGACTATGCAATCGTTGCGGCTGGCGGGTTCTTCGTGCCGGGCAAGGATAGCCTCGTTGTTCCGCTTCGCTACCTGCTTGTCGATCGGGAGAGGAAGAGCTTCTTTCTGCGGATTTCGAATGCACAGGTGAAGGCCGTCCCTTTGATGCCGGACCAGGATTATCAATGGTTAACCGACGAGACATGGCGCAGGACAAACGACGCAATTTTCGAGAGTTTGATTGCAGGCCCCGGGCCTGATCAACCCACGAAAACCTCGAGAGACAGTGCCACCAAATAA
- a CDS encoding DUF982 domain-containing protein — MTVDRDFQRPVALVIAGTTHMVRSIREAAWLLADQWPDFSCEYFRKALSACAAALEGRRSATYARRALIIAAHRGNVAIAPDHTLAA; from the coding sequence ATGACAGTAGACAGAGACTTTCAGCGGCCGGTCGCCTTGGTAATTGCCGGAACCACCCACATGGTAAGATCGATTCGTGAAGCAGCCTGGCTGCTCGCCGATCAATGGCCGGATTTTTCCTGCGAATATTTTCGCAAGGCCCTGTCTGCCTGCGCAGCCGCCCTGGAAGGACGGCGTTCCGCCACCTATGCACGGCGCGCGCTGATCATTGCCGCGCATCGCGGTAATGTGGCGATTGCGCCTGATCACACTCTGGCGGCGTGA
- a CDS encoding MerR family transcriptional regulator, with protein MMEPVLDKSPDAFRTISEVADDLDLPQHVLRFWETRFPQIKPLKRGGGRRYYRPDDIELLKGIRHLLYDHGYTIKGVQKLLKTNGNKFVMAVASGDLATMEALVAAGQSSNDDPKLGSDDDQVVGHAKSRTSSRFFNFGGGDDSALDISAGRGSVGKEDRALLQETLFDLLECKRLLDQVR; from the coding sequence ATGATGGAGCCCGTCTTGGATAAGAGCCCTGATGCCTTCCGTACGATCAGCGAAGTGGCGGACGATCTCGATTTGCCGCAGCATGTGCTGCGATTCTGGGAAACCAGGTTTCCGCAGATCAAGCCGCTGAAACGCGGCGGCGGACGGCGCTACTACCGTCCTGACGATATCGAATTGCTGAAGGGCATTCGGCATCTGCTCTATGATCACGGCTACACGATCAAAGGTGTGCAGAAGCTTCTGAAAACCAATGGCAATAAATTCGTCATGGCTGTCGCTTCCGGCGACCTGGCGACGATGGAAGCCCTGGTTGCCGCTGGCCAATCCAGCAATGACGATCCCAAACTCGGCAGCGACGACGACCAGGTCGTCGGTCATGCAAAGTCGCGTACCAGCAGCCGATTCTTTAACTTTGGCGGTGGCGACGATAGCGCTCTCGACATTTCCGCTGGCCGCGGTTCGGTCGGCAAAGAAGACCGGGCGCTGCTTCAGGAAACCCTGTTCGATCTGCTGGAATGCAAGCGGCTACTGGATCAGGTCCGCTAA
- a CDS encoding integration host factor subunit alpha, translating into MAGKTVTRADLAESVFRKVGLSRTESAELVETVIDEICNAIVRGEMVKLSSFATFQVRAKNERIGRNPKTGEEVPISPRKVMTFKASNVLKQRILRSHLARKAKQKPANPAA; encoded by the coding sequence ATGGCTGGCAAAACGGTAACACGCGCGGATTTGGCTGAATCGGTCTTCCGCAAGGTTGGTCTTTCCCGGACGGAATCCGCCGAACTTGTCGAAACGGTTATCGATGAGATTTGCAATGCCATCGTGCGTGGCGAAATGGTCAAGCTTTCTTCTTTCGCCACCTTCCAGGTGCGCGCCAAGAACGAGCGGATCGGCCGCAACCCGAAGACCGGCGAAGAAGTGCCGATTTCGCCCCGCAAGGTGATGACGTTCAAAGCCTCCAACGTCTTGAAACAGCGTATCCTGCGCTCGCATCTGGCCCGCAAAGCCAAGCAGAAACCGGCCAATCCGGCTGCTTAA
- a CDS encoding beta-ketoacyl-ACP synthase III has protein sequence MIRSVVRGVGSALPKRLLSNREMETLVDTSDDWIVQRTGIKQRYIAGEGETTASLGAEAALKALEAAGLAPADIDMIICATSTPDNTFPSAAVNIQNRLGMTHGFAFDVQAVCTGFVYAMTTADAYIRGGLAKRVLVIGAETFSRILDWQDRTTCVLFGDGAGALVLEAVEGQGTIADRGVLTAHLRSDGSHKDKLYVDGGPSTTGTVGHLRMEGREVFKHAVGMIADVIEQSFAASGLTAEDVDWLVPHQANRRIIDGAAKKLDIPLEKVVITVDQHGNTSAASIPLAISVAVADGRIKQGDLVLLEAMGGGFTWGALLLRW, from the coding sequence ATGATTCGTTCAGTTGTTCGCGGTGTTGGCTCGGCTTTGCCCAAGCGGCTATTGAGTAACCGCGAAATGGAAACGCTTGTCGACACGTCGGACGACTGGATCGTTCAACGCACCGGCATCAAGCAGCGCTATATTGCCGGCGAGGGGGAGACCACTGCCTCGCTTGGCGCTGAGGCTGCCTTGAAGGCGCTGGAGGCCGCTGGCCTCGCGCCTGCCGATATCGACATGATCATCTGCGCCACATCGACGCCCGACAATACCTTTCCGTCGGCTGCGGTGAATATCCAGAACCGGCTTGGCATGACCCACGGCTTTGCCTTTGACGTTCAGGCCGTCTGCACCGGGTTCGTCTATGCGATGACGACGGCGGATGCCTATATTCGCGGCGGATTGGCAAAGCGGGTGCTGGTTATCGGTGCCGAGACCTTTTCGCGCATTCTCGACTGGCAGGACCGCACTACCTGCGTGCTGTTTGGCGACGGCGCTGGCGCTCTGGTGCTGGAAGCGGTCGAAGGGCAAGGAACCATTGCCGATCGCGGCGTGCTGACGGCGCATCTGCGTTCGGACGGCTCGCACAAGGACAAGCTTTATGTGGATGGCGGCCCATCCACGACAGGCACTGTCGGCCATTTGCGCATGGAAGGCCGTGAAGTCTTCAAACATGCAGTCGGCATGATCGCCGATGTGATCGAGCAATCCTTTGCGGCGTCGGGCCTGACGGCTGAGGATGTCGATTGGCTGGTGCCGCATCAGGCCAATCGTCGCATTATCGACGGTGCTGCGAAAAAACTGGATATTCCCCTGGAAAAAGTTGTGATCACCGTCGATCAGCACGGCAATACATCTGCCGCCTCGATTCCGTTGGCGATTTCGGTTGCGGTCGCCGATGGCCGGATCAAGCAAGGCGACCTGGTGCTGCTGGAAGCCATGGGCGGCGGATTTACCTGGGGCGCGCTGCTGCTGCGCTGGTAG
- the plsX gene encoding phosphate acyltransferase PlsX — protein sequence MVKISLDVMGGDFGPEVVIPGAARALERHPEITFILFGQREKCEPFLAKYPKLKAKSVFHDCEVAIAMDEKPSQALRRGRYVSSMWRSIEAVKTGEADVVVSAGNTGALMAMAKFCLRTMANVERPAIAGIWPTLKGESIVLDIGATIGADAQQLLDFAVMGGAMARALFQIDRPSIGLLNVGVEEIKGQEEVREAGRMLREAGLDTLNYAGFVEGDDLGKGTVDVVVTEGFTGNIALKAAEGTARQIATYLRAAMSRSLMSKIGYFFAKGAFDALKDKMDPRKVNGGVFLGLNGIVIKSHGGTDAEGFGSAIEVGYDMARNGLTKKIENDLKLYHTRFPSTSRAGSSSAGPEAA from the coding sequence GTGGTCAAAATTTCTCTCGACGTCATGGGGGGCGATTTCGGTCCCGAAGTCGTTATTCCGGGCGCCGCCCGGGCGCTGGAGCGCCATCCGGAGATTACATTCATCCTGTTTGGCCAGCGGGAAAAGTGCGAGCCTTTTCTTGCCAAATATCCAAAACTGAAAGCAAAATCCGTCTTCCATGATTGCGAAGTGGCAATCGCCATGGACGAAAAGCCAAGCCAGGCGCTGCGGCGTGGCCGCTATGTCTCCAGCATGTGGCGCTCGATCGAGGCCGTCAAAACAGGCGAGGCGGATGTTGTCGTGTCTGCCGGTAATACCGGCGCCTTGATGGCGATGGCCAAGTTCTGCCTGCGCACCATGGCCAATGTCGAGCGTCCGGCGATTGCCGGGATCTGGCCAACCCTGAAGGGGGAAAGCATCGTGCTCGATATCGGCGCCACCATTGGTGCCGATGCGCAACAATTGCTGGATTTCGCCGTGATGGGCGGCGCTATGGCCCGGGCTTTATTCCAGATTGATCGTCCTTCGATTGGCTTGTTGAATGTCGGCGTCGAGGAAATCAAGGGTCAGGAAGAAGTGCGCGAAGCGGGCCGCATGTTGCGTGAGGCGGGTCTGGACACCCTAAACTATGCCGGTTTCGTCGAGGGAGACGATCTCGGCAAGGGCACAGTCGATGTCGTCGTCACGGAAGGCTTCACCGGTAATATCGCCCTGAAGGCTGCCGAAGGCACGGCGCGCCAGATCGCCACCTATCTGAGGGCGGCGATGTCGCGCAGCCTGATGTCGAAGATCGGCTATTTCTTCGCCAAGGGGGCGTTCGATGCGCTGAAGGACAAGATGGACCCGCGTAAGGTGAATGGCGGCGTCTTCCTCGGTTTGAACGGCATCGTCATCAAAAGTCATGGCGGCACGGACGCGGAAGGTTTCGGTTCAGCCATCGAGGTTGGCTATGACATGGCGCGCAACGGTTTGACCAAGAAAATTGAAAATGATTTGAAACTTTATCACACTCGCTTTCCATCGACGTCCAGGGCTGGCTCCTCCAGCGCCGGGCCGGAAGCAGCGTGA
- a CDS encoding YceD family protein, whose translation MKSQGQTLANTPFSYHVKVGHVSANAVRVRLEANDAERQGLAQLWKVLAVRSLKAELQISRWKRDGVRIKGVVEGEIEQACVVTLEPVLTQISEQVEQVFVPEGSKLARIVLDGQGEMVLDPDGPDAPEPFVGDTIDAGALVAEFAAMAIDPYPRKPGVEFSGHNEDTGAQIIRPSPFAALKDWKKD comes from the coding sequence ATGAAATCGCAAGGCCAAACCCTGGCAAACACGCCTTTTTCCTATCACGTCAAGGTCGGACATGTCTCCGCCAATGCCGTACGGGTGCGCCTTGAGGCCAATGACGCCGAGCGCCAAGGCCTGGCGCAGCTTTGGAAAGTGCTGGCTGTCCGTTCCCTGAAGGCTGAACTTCAGATCAGCCGCTGGAAGCGCGACGGTGTGCGAATCAAGGGCGTGGTGGAAGGCGAGATCGAGCAGGCCTGCGTCGTGACGTTGGAGCCGGTGCTGACGCAGATTAGCGAACAGGTGGAGCAGGTCTTCGTGCCTGAAGGCTCCAAGCTTGCCCGCATTGTGCTGGACGGCCAGGGCGAAATGGTGCTGGACCCGGACGGACCGGACGCGCCGGAACCCTTCGTCGGCGACACGATCGATGCGGGCGCGCTGGTCGCCGAGTTTGCCGCCATGGCAATCGACCCCTATCCGCGCAAGCCGGGCGTTGAATTTTCAGGCCATAACGAGGATACAGGCGCGCAGATTATTCGCCCATCGCCCTTTGCTGCGCTTAAAGACTGGAAAAAGGACTAG
- a CDS encoding ubiquinol-cytochrome C chaperone family protein, whose amino-acid sequence MIFTLFKTRRNNRQIIDRQYAVLMETARVPLFYEALNVPDTVMGRFEMLSLVLILYLRRTAKSERSGQEVAQEIIDAFFQDVDHSIRELGVGDQTVPKRMKKLAGMFYGRLESYGKALDLKDESALAAGFRRNIHPDVPEAALPAMTDLAHWAITAETYLLQTTEEAVITGSLAFPLPEQQVHR is encoded by the coding sequence ATGATTTTCACCCTGTTCAAGACCCGCCGCAACAACCGCCAGATTATCGACCGTCAATATGCCGTGCTGATGGAAACCGCCCGCGTACCGCTGTTTTATGAGGCGCTCAACGTGCCGGATACCGTGATGGGCCGTTTCGAAATGCTGTCGCTGGTGCTGATTCTCTATCTGCGCCGCACGGCGAAATCTGAGCGCAGCGGTCAGGAAGTGGCGCAGGAAATCATCGATGCATTTTTTCAGGATGTCGATCATTCCATCCGGGAATTGGGGGTCGGCGACCAGACTGTGCCCAAACGAATGAAAAAATTGGCGGGAATGTTCTATGGACGCCTTGAATCCTACGGCAAGGCACTCGATTTGAAGGATGAGAGTGCGCTTGCCGCCGGCTTTCGGCGCAATATCCATCCAGACGTGCCGGAAGCCGCGCTTCCGGCCATGACGGATCTGGCCCATTGGGCCATCACAGCGGAAACATATCTTTTACAAACGACGGAAGAGGCCGTGATCACCGGATCGCTGGCATTTCCTCTTCCAGAGCAGCAGGTTCATCGATGA
- a CDS encoding outer membrane protein assembly factor BamE, translating into MGDASLKRRYFRPDAKAIGLAAMTLLIATGGLTGCTTGEVFHNGYIVDPKALDLVPVGASREQVLLSLGTPSTTATFDGEVFYYISQTRKRPVAFMKQQLVDQQVLAIYFDKNGTVARRANYSMKDGKVFDMVSRTTPTGGKDLSFLQQILSGGNGATNSIKNMLGFQ; encoded by the coding sequence ATGGGAGATGCATCATTGAAGAGACGGTATTTCCGGCCCGACGCCAAGGCAATCGGCCTGGCCGCGATGACCTTGCTGATCGCAACCGGCGGCTTGACCGGCTGCACGACCGGCGAAGTTTTCCATAACGGCTATATTGTAGACCCGAAGGCGCTGGATCTGGTGCCGGTTGGTGCCAGCCGCGAACAGGTCCTGCTATCGCTCGGCACGCCGTCGACCACGGCGACCTTCGATGGCGAGGTATTCTATTATATCTCCCAGACCCGCAAGCGCCCTGTGGCCTTCATGAAGCAGCAGCTGGTCGATCAGCAGGTTCTGGCGATTTACTTCGACAAGAACGGCACTGTGGCCCGGCGCGCCAATTACAGCATGAAGGACGGCAAGGTCTTCGACATGGTCTCGCGCACCACGCCAACCGGCGGCAAGGACCTCAGCTTCCTGCAACAGATCCTGTCGGGCGGCAACGGCGCTACCAACAGCATCAAGAACATGCTCGGCTTCCAATAA